The following coding sequences are from one Clostridioides difficile ATCC 9689 = DSM 1296 window:
- a CDS encoding PTS sugar transporter subunit IIA: MNSIILMSHGNMAEEVLNSAKMIIGDSIDYPTVNMKQDDGIEGTIEKLKKALEVYKESSEIIIMADLLGGTPCNAALLVANNDSRIKIISGLNLGMVIESAFLDTKELAAKLEKIGKDNISMVEQNASLLSDDE, translated from the coding sequence TTGAATAGTATTATTTTGATGAGTCATGGCAATATGGCTGAAGAAGTCTTAAATTCTGCAAAAATGATAATAGGGGATTCTATAGATTATCCTACTGTAAATATGAAACAAGATGATGGAATAGAAGGAACAATAGAAAAATTAAAAAAAGCTTTAGAAGTGTACAAGGAAAGTTCAGAAATAATTATAATGGCAGATTTACTAGGTGGAACTCCATGTAATGCTGCTTTATTAGTAGCCAATAATGACAGTCGAATTAAAATTATTTCAGGGCTAAATTTAGGTATGGTTATTGAATCAGCTTTTTTAGATACAAAGGAATTGGCAGCAAAATTAGAGAAAATAGGTAAAGATAATATTTCTATGGTTGAACAAAATGCAAGTTTATTATCTGATGATGAGTAG
- a CDS encoding PTS sugar transporter subunit IIB codes for MEMKGIKNIRIDDRLIHGQVATMWSNKLGVTRLMVVNDAVANNSVQKQVLRMATPAGIASSIITEETAIKNITAGKYEGQNVLLIVKSPVDLIPFVEAGFKIHNINVGNMSSRKDTTVLRPNISVTEEEKEAFKRLLDEGIEITTIMTPDDKKTYLVDIL; via the coding sequence ATGGAAATGAAAGGTATTAAAAATATTCGTATAGATGACCGTTTAATCCATGGTCAAGTTGCAACTATGTGGAGTAATAAATTGGGTGTTACAAGATTAATGGTAGTAAATGATGCAGTAGCTAACAATTCTGTTCAAAAACAAGTTTTAAGAATGGCTACACCTGCAGGTATAGCGTCATCTATAATTACAGAAGAGACTGCTATAAAAAATATTACTGCAGGAAAGTATGAAGGACAAAATGTATTATTAATTGTTAAGTCTCCTGTGGACCTTATTCCATTTGTAGAGGCAGGATTTAAAATACATAATATAAATGTAGGAAATATGTCAAGTAGAAAAGATACAACAGTTCTAAGACCTAATATCAGTGTTACTGAAGAAGAGAAAGAAGCATTTAAAAGACTTTTAGATGAAGGAATTGAAATTACAACTATAATGACGCCTGATGATAAGAAAACTTATCTTGTAGACATCTTATAG
- a CDS encoding PTS system mannose/fructose/sorbose family transporter subunit IID, whose protein sequence is MSDKVSLNKSNEKVKKSVLWRWFFTSSVSSNYEKMQALAYCYAVLPFLKVVYKDNPEKLQSAVLNHLQFFNTNPWVAPYILGINVAMEELSSEETEEAVASIKTGLMGPVAGLGDSLFVVIPWTIFGAIAANMAIDGSPFGILLWIVVSVALKLLSIPLFNAGYTSGTKLISSIEKSLKILTESTSILGLMVVGALIPSVVKANVALNFQQGDFTMKGQEILDQIMPGLVPAILVVIVYWALKKNIKPIYLILGVMVVSIILYALGILK, encoded by the coding sequence ATGAGTGATAAGGTATCATTAAATAAATCAAATGAAAAGGTGAAAAAAAGTGTCTTATGGCGCTGGTTTTTTACTAGTTCTGTTTCTTCAAATTATGAGAAGATGCAGGCCTTGGCATACTGTTATGCAGTACTACCTTTTTTAAAAGTAGTATACAAAGATAATCCAGAAAAGTTACAAAGTGCTGTATTAAATCATTTACAATTTTTTAACACTAATCCTTGGGTTGCCCCTTATATTTTGGGTATTAATGTAGCAATGGAGGAGTTATCAAGTGAAGAGACTGAAGAGGCTGTTGCTTCAATTAAAACAGGCTTGATGGGACCAGTAGCAGGTTTAGGAGATAGTTTATTTGTCGTTATTCCGTGGACAATTTTTGGAGCTATAGCAGCTAATATGGCGATAGATGGAAGTCCGTTTGGAATCTTACTGTGGATTGTAGTGAGTGTAGCATTGAAATTATTAAGTATACCACTATTTAATGCTGGTTATACATCAGGTACTAAGCTAATATCTTCAATTGAAAAAAGTTTAAAGATTTTAACTGAGAGTACATCTATTTTAGGTTTAATGGTTGTAGGTGCATTAATACCTTCAGTTGTAAAAGCTAATGTTGCTTTGAACTTTCAACAAGGTGATTTTACAATGAAAGGTCAAGAAATATTAGACCAAATTATGCCTGGGTTAGTTCCTGCAATTCTAGTTGTGATTGTTTATTGGGCTCTTAAAAAGAATATAAAACCTATATACTTAATTTTAGGAGTAATGGTTGTTTCAATAATTTTATATGCATTAGGTATTTTAAAATAA
- a CDS encoding PTS mannose/fructose/sorbose/N-acetylgalactosamine transporter subunit IIC — protein MEPQLWQLLLIVLYGFFINYEKNSTMFGTYQPVTAGFITGLILGDINTGLYIGGTLQLLSLGISNFGGASIPDYQTASIVATFITITTKQEASVGISIGIPVALLMVQLDVLRNTIGIWLVHKAEDGAKKGNYKNITYMQMLGVLLTAATTGIPVALSVIFGPSLINTILKYTPEWLTGGLTVAGGLLPAVGIGLLLRYLPAKEYFSYLVIGFVLAVYMKVPLLGVALIGGAIALIIYKKNLENQEQQYTVVGGMDEDE, from the coding sequence ATGGAGCCACAATTATGGCAATTATTATTAATCGTACTATATGGATTTTTTATAAACTATGAAAAAAATTCAACAATGTTTGGAACATATCAACCAGTAACAGCAGGTTTTATTACTGGTCTTATCTTAGGAGATATAAATACAGGATTATATATTGGAGGTACATTACAGCTATTATCATTAGGTATTAGTAACTTTGGTGGAGCATCAATACCTGATTATCAAACAGCAAGTATAGTAGCCACATTTATAACTATTACGACTAAGCAAGAAGCATCTGTAGGAATCTCTATAGGTATTCCAGTTGCTTTATTGATGGTACAATTAGATGTTCTTAGAAATACTATTGGTATATGGCTAGTTCATAAAGCAGAAGATGGAGCTAAAAAAGGAAATTATAAAAATATAACCTATATGCAAATGTTAGGAGTACTATTAACAGCAGCTACAACAGGTATTCCAGTTGCTCTATCTGTAATATTTGGACCTTCTTTAATTAATACCATTTTGAAATATACACCTGAATGGTTAACAGGTGGTTTAACAGTAGCTGGAGGACTACTTCCAGCAGTAGGGATAGGATTATTACTTAGATATCTTCCTGCTAAGGAGTATTTTAGTTACTTAGTAATTGGTTTTGTTTTAGCAGTATATATGAAAGTACCATTATTAGGTGTAGCTTTAATTGGTGGAGCAATTGCACTTATAATTTACAAAAAGAATTTGGAAAATCAAGAACAACAATATACTGTAGTAGGAGGTATGGACGAAGATGAGTGA